The proteins below come from a single Eubacterium limosum genomic window:
- a CDS encoding lysylphosphatidylglycerol synthase transmembrane domain-containing protein, with product MNDSNSGKAKSRFSEFWKKYSNYIFFVFLIGATVIVILTQVDLKEFADTLRRANIGFLLLGIVCVFIYWLLEGYMLLKLMQRDYPEEKLSFAMIVTIIGQYYNLITPGSSGGQPLQLYEMSRRGYSMGTGTAVLVQKYALYQVTVTLLAILATLLNLSEINSGLVAARWLIAFGLIINIAGVILVFILALSPRMARGIMNGVVRFLLFIRVFKDPDKYYAKVDHFIGEYSEAITALKEHKLETFKLFIVSIVQIMIFYSINYWVYCSLGLSGSSAFLVISMQAILYVAVAFIPTPGAAGGAEAGFALLFGPIYGAVNMSVALILWRIITFYFIILFGGIFLSLRSVIMGKKEYKKITRTEALDIEHVIKQEELEESFKKKEQLKEGDKFEEN from the coding sequence ATGAATGACAGCAACAGTGGAAAAGCGAAAAGCCGCTTTTCTGAGTTTTGGAAAAAGTATTCAAACTATATCTTTTTTGTTTTCTTAATCGGCGCGACCGTTATTGTAATCCTGACGCAGGTGGATCTCAAGGAGTTTGCAGATACCCTGCGCCGCGCGAATATCGGTTTTCTTCTGCTGGGAATCGTTTGCGTTTTTATTTACTGGCTTCTGGAAGGGTACATGCTCCTGAAGCTGATGCAGCGCGATTATCCCGAGGAGAAGCTGTCTTTTGCGATGATCGTCACCATTATAGGGCAATATTATAACCTGATAACACCCGGCTCCTCTGGCGGTCAGCCGCTCCAGCTCTACGAAATGTCCCGCAGGGGCTACAGTATGGGGACAGGAACCGCCGTGCTGGTCCAGAAATACGCGCTGTACCAGGTTACGGTCACACTCCTTGCCATTCTGGCCACACTGCTCAATCTTTCTGAGATTAACAGCGGCCTGGTTGCGGCGAGATGGCTGATTGCCTTTGGCCTCATCATTAATATCGCTGGGGTTATCCTTGTTTTTATCCTGGCTTTAAGCCCGAGAATGGCCCGCGGGATCATGAATGGCGTCGTTCGGTTTTTGCTGTTTATCCGTGTCTTTAAGGACCCGGATAAATATTATGCCAAGGTGGACCACTTTATCGGGGAATACTCAGAAGCCATCACTGCGCTCAAGGAGCACAAGCTGGAAACCTTTAAGCTTTTCATTGTCTCCATTGTGCAGATCATGATTTTTTACAGCATTAACTACTGGGTTTACTGTTCGCTGGGCTTAAGCGGTTCCAGTGCTTTTCTGGTCATATCCATGCAGGCGATCCTCTATGTAGCGGTTGCTTTTATCCCGACACCTGGGGCGGCAGGCGGCGCCGAAGCGGGCTTTGCCCTGCTGTTCGGGCCGATTTACGGCGCTGTTAACATGTCGGTGGCCCTGATCCTGTGGCGTATTATCACTTTTTACTTCATTATTTTATTTGGGGGTATCTTCCTTTCCCTGAGGTCTGTCATCATGGGGAAAAAGGAATACAAAAAAATTACGCGGACCGAGGCTCTGGACATTGAGCATGTCATCAAACAGGAAGAATTAGAAGAATCATTTAAGAAGAAAGAACAGCTGAAAGAAGGAGATAAATTTGAAGAAAATTGA
- a CDS encoding sensor histidine kinase, with amino-acid sequence MFKEIKRQITLFNTLILIAFLFLFILLLGFLVQWSLGLTGEVYLMDTAKGIINNSPESEKGDGIFNNNSMHDKMGYEYIEWDENNQTVSMKVEDNDLIMHGYELAMDQSFNNDFKVFNLNGADYRVYVTRFSRDDESHTLEVFQQITTERSMITYVISFLLFIGSGGILLLIPISYFLAGKSLQPIKETFENQKKFIADASHELRTPLTVIQTNVEVLKLKEDEVLKDNIRWLNNISLESETMAHLVSELLLIAQADNKKVIMKKEVFDLSALCAEIIDLMFDVARENEIALKGSIAEGIDYKGDEERIKQAIRILVDNAIKYTPGEGTVTLSLTMSKRNVCIAVKDTGVGLTEEAKKKIFSRFYRVDDARNREKGGVGLGLSIADMIVKQHNGKIKIDSVPDQGSTFTIVLPKTILK; translated from the coding sequence ATGTTTAAAGAGATCAAGAGGCAAATTACGCTGTTCAACACTTTGATTCTCATTGCTTTTCTTTTTTTATTTATCCTGCTGCTGGGCTTTCTCGTCCAGTGGAGCCTGGGACTCACCGGGGAGGTTTACCTGATGGATACCGCTAAGGGTATCATCAATAATTCCCCGGAGTCTGAAAAGGGCGACGGTATTTTCAATAATAATTCCATGCACGACAAAATGGGGTATGAATACATTGAATGGGATGAAAATAACCAGACCGTCAGCATGAAGGTCGAAGATAATGATTTGATTATGCATGGCTACGAACTGGCAATGGATCAAAGCTTTAACAATGATTTTAAGGTTTTTAATCTTAACGGGGCAGATTACAGAGTTTATGTCACACGCTTCAGCCGTGATGATGAATCCCACACACTGGAGGTTTTTCAGCAGATCACGACCGAGCGCTCAATGATTACCTATGTCATTTCCTTTCTGCTGTTCATCGGCAGCGGGGGAATTCTCCTGCTGATTCCGATCAGCTATTTTCTGGCCGGGAAATCCTTGCAGCCGATCAAGGAAACCTTTGAGAATCAGAAGAAATTCATCGCCGATGCTTCCCACGAGCTCAGGACACCGCTGACGGTGATCCAGACCAATGTGGAGGTCTTAAAGCTGAAGGAGGATGAGGTGCTTAAGGATAATATCCGGTGGCTCAACAACATCAGCCTTGAGAGCGAGACCATGGCGCATCTGGTATCGGAATTGCTGCTGATCGCCCAGGCGGACAATAAAAAGGTTATCATGAAAAAGGAAGTATTTGATCTGAGCGCGCTTTGCGCCGAGATTATCGACTTGATGTTTGATGTTGCCAGGGAAAATGAGATTGCGCTGAAGGGCAGCATCGCAGAGGGCATTGACTATAAAGGCGATGAGGAGCGGATAAAACAGGCGATCCGTATTCTGGTTGACAACGCCATTAAGTATACGCCTGGAGAAGGGACAGTGACGCTCTCTCTGACTATGTCGAAGCGGAATGTCTGTATCGCGGTTAAGGATACGGGCGTTGGGCTGACAGAGGAGGCGAAAAAGAAAATATTCAGCCGCTTTTACCGTGTGGATGACGCGCGGAACCGTGAAAAAGGCGGCGTGGGCCTGGGCTTAAGCATTGCGGATATGATTGTGAAGCAGCATAACGGCAAAATAAAGATTGACAGTGTGCCCGATCAGGGAAGCACCTTTACGATTGTACTGCCCAAGACCATCTTAAAATAG
- a CDS encoding fumarate hydratase, whose amino-acid sequence MKKIDVKYIRDTVAEMCIEANTVLTDDILKEMEVALAREESPSAIAILETMIENFEVAEKKEIPICQDTGMAVIFVTMGQDLQITGGSLEDAIQDGVEKGYREGYLRKSVVDDPFIRNNTNTNTPAIIHYKVVPGDDLQIKVMPKGFGSENTSAMKMLKPSDGIKGVEEFVLETVEKGAPNACAPIIVGVGVGGTFEKAALLAKEALSRPIGVRNARQHIQGLEEILIERCNNLGIGPMGLGGINTVLSVNVDVFPTHIAGLPVAVNICCYVNRHVERTL is encoded by the coding sequence TTGAAGAAAATTGATGTTAAGTACATAAGAGACACTGTCGCAGAAATGTGTATTGAAGCAAACACTGTACTTACCGATGATATTCTCAAAGAAATGGAAGTCGCTCTGGCGCGGGAAGAATCGCCGAGCGCCATCGCCATTTTGGAAACGATGATTGAAAACTTTGAGGTAGCAGAAAAGAAAGAGATTCCCATCTGTCAGGATACGGGAATGGCGGTTATCTTTGTTACCATGGGACAAGACCTGCAGATAACCGGCGGCTCCCTGGAGGACGCCATTCAGGACGGTGTCGAAAAGGGCTACCGCGAGGGCTATCTGAGAAAATCGGTCGTGGACGACCCTTTTATCCGAAACAACACAAACACCAATACCCCGGCCATCATTCACTATAAGGTCGTCCCGGGGGATGATCTTCAGATTAAGGTGATGCCAAAGGGCTTTGGTTCAGAAAACACCAGTGCCATGAAGATGCTTAAGCCATCGGACGGGATCAAAGGTGTTGAGGAATTTGTGCTGGAAACCGTTGAGAAGGGCGCGCCAAACGCCTGCGCACCGATCATTGTCGGTGTGGGGGTGGGCGGTACCTTTGAAAAGGCCGCGCTGTTAGCCAAGGAGGCTCTGAGCCGGCCCATCGGGGTGCGCAATGCCAGGCAGCACATTCAGGGCCTTGAGGAAATACTGATCGAACGGTGCAACAATCTGGGAATCGGCCCCATGGGGCTCGGCGGTATCAACACGGTTTTGAGTGTCAATGTGGACGTTTTCCCAACGCATATTGCCGGTTTGCCCGTTGCTGTCAATATCTGCTGTTATGTTAACCGTCATGTGGAACGGACACTTTAG
- a CDS encoding tRNA (cytidine(34)-2'-O)-methyltransferase, translating into MKMNVVLYQPEIPQNTGNIARTCALTNTKLHLIKPLGFSLDEKHLKRAGLDYWDLLDLADYDDFEDFLAKNPDPEIYVLTTHAKAFYSDIEYTGDAYLLFGRETAGLPDEIHSAYPDHRFRIPMKNHERARSLNLSNSVNIVLYEALRQQGFPELI; encoded by the coding sequence ATAAAAATGAATGTTGTACTGTATCAACCGGAAATACCACAAAACACTGGAAACATTGCGCGTACCTGCGCCCTGACAAACACAAAGCTGCACTTGATAAAGCCGCTGGGCTTTTCACTGGACGAGAAACACCTGAAACGCGCAGGGCTGGATTACTGGGATCTCCTGGATTTAGCGGACTACGATGATTTTGAGGATTTTCTGGCCAAAAATCCAGATCCCGAAATCTATGTGCTCACCACCCACGCCAAGGCGTTTTATTCGGACATTGAATACACCGGGGACGCTTACCTTTTGTTTGGGCGCGAGACTGCCGGCCTGCCGGATGAGATCCACAGCGCTTATCCAGACCACCGGTTCCGTATTCCCATGAAGAACCACGAACGGGCCCGTTCGCTTAACCTGTCGAATTCGGTCAATATTGTTTTATATGAGGCGCTCAGACAACAGGGCTTCCCTGAGCTGATTTAA
- a CDS encoding Fe-S-containing hydro-lyase: protein MSVIRLTTPLSKEDAVKLKAGDQVLISGVIYTARDAAHKRMVETLESGGALPVDFTDQIIYYVGPCPAKPGEIIGSAGPTTSHRMDAYAPVLMEHGLRGMIGKGNRGELVINSMMINQCVYFGCVGGAGALLQDCIKSVEILAYEELGTEALRKLEVEDFPALVVIDSKGNNLYETERQKYTNKFID, encoded by the coding sequence ATGAGTGTGATACGATTAACGACACCGCTTTCAAAGGAAGACGCCGTAAAATTAAAAGCCGGGGATCAGGTTCTGATTTCCGGAGTCATTTATACGGCGAGGGACGCGGCACACAAAAGAATGGTTGAAACCCTTGAATCCGGCGGCGCATTACCTGTCGATTTTACCGATCAGATTATCTACTATGTAGGGCCCTGTCCTGCAAAACCGGGCGAGATCATCGGTTCTGCTGGGCCGACCACAAGCCACCGTATGGACGCTTATGCGCCTGTGCTGATGGAACACGGCCTGCGCGGCATGATCGGCAAGGGAAACCGCGGGGAGCTGGTCATCAACAGCATGATGATCAACCAGTGTGTTTATTTTGGATGTGTTGGCGGCGCGGGCGCACTGCTGCAGGACTGTATAAAATCTGTCGAGATTCTGGCATACGAGGAGCTGGGGACCGAGGCGCTGCGTAAGCTGGAAGTAGAGGATTTTCCGGCGCTGGTCGTCATCGATTCCAAGGGCAATAACCTGTACGAAACGGAACGTCAGAAATACACGAATAAATTTATTGATTAG